A single window of Diachasmimorpha longicaudata isolate KC_UGA_2023 chromosome 12, iyDiaLong2, whole genome shotgun sequence DNA harbors:
- the LOC135167781 gene encoding uncharacterized protein LOC135167781, with product MTSSQMNSSPKSSYQSGYQPGTFKPKKSKYGGNKANQNGIKIISDRVVQYNSDEKRSIEKIVKKVKLQRHEISKTGPVINIDFDLQKVEKKKKNSTRRLGHKSPGSTQSGSKILKVNNKKTSEIMQVSTEEKKLWINMLEKDLDLFNQVNCIDKKKDLKKIQAREKRLKLAEKKKADFIAREKRRELAKEKQRQFRARESEKNRSKDNTSKDIIPEPMMELDSSIEIIPSTPSVINLVLEREGEDAQHGSLNFATSTPKKPRKSIEEIEAVLVALGANLEQRNREDDYEGRWAPTQRQKELDQIAMQLDQSGDDDDEGLAIQSLDFTPLSPSNRSG from the exons atgacatcaagtcaaatgaactcatctccaaaatccagttatcaatcaggttatcagcctggaacttttaaacctaaaaaatctaaatatggtggaaacaaggccaatcaaaacggaattaagataattagtgatcgtgtagtgcaatataacagtgatgagaaaagatcaattgaaaaaatagtgaaaaaagtgaaacttcaaagacatgagatttccaagacaggccctgtcataaatattgactttgaccTTCAAAAGgttgaaaagaagaagaaaaactcaaccagacgattgggccataaatcacccggtagcactcaaagtggctctaaaatcctgaaagtcaataataaaaaaacaagtgaaattatgcaagtgagtacagaagaaaaaaagttatggattaatatgttagaaaaagatcttgatttattcaatcaagtgaactgcattgataagaaaaaggatctgaaaaaaatacaggctcgcgaaaaacgtttaaaactcgcggaaaaaaagaaggccgactttatcgctcgcgaaaaacgtcgcgaactagctaaggaaaaacaaagacaatttagagctcgcgaatcagaaaaaaatcgatccaaggacaacacatcgaaggatatcatccctgagcccatgatggaattggattcatcgatcgagatcattcccagcactccatcagTGATCAATTTAGtcctggaacgcgagggtgaagatgctcagcatggatcattgaatttcgcgaCCTCAACCCCGaaaa aaccgcgaaaatctatcgaggaaatcgaggccgttctagtcgcgttgggcgcgaatctagaacaaaggaatcgcgaggacgattacgaagggcgatgggctccaacgcagcgccaaaaagagcttgatcaaattgcgatgcaattggatcaaagcggggatgatgatgatgaaggattggccatccagagtcttgatttcaccccgttatcacccagtaaTCGTTCaggttaa